The sequence CGCTCCCTGGCCACCCGTTCGGTCAACCTGCGGCGGCTCGGCTTCCAGGCCTCGGTCGCTCTGGTCTTGGCCTTGGGTGAGCGCCTGCTGGCTAACGTTTTATTGAGGGCTGAACAGGGGGCTGAAGCCCTCTTGGCCCGGGGCGGTCAGTGGATCGCGCCCTCGCAACTCCTGCGCTCCCGGCTGCGGGCTCCGCTTCTTCAAGCCCTGGGTTGGCTTGGTTTGCTGGCTGTTCTCGTTCTGCGCTGGCGCTTTGGTGCGCTTTGATAGACGGTTGGCCGACCTAGGCGTGTGAGTAACGAGCGCTATCTCAATCACCCCACTTTTGGCCTGCTGTATCGGGTCGCTGAGACGGGTGAAGGCCGTGAGCTCTACGCCACCCTCTATGCCCAGAGGATGTTTTTCCTGGTCACGGTGCAGGGCCGCAGCGTGGAATTTGAGGTCATCCCGTTGATGGATGCCCGCCATCTGGCCGAGCAAAATCTCAACCGCGCGCGAAGGGAAGGTCCCGAAGTGCATGCCGGCTGGAGAGAATTGTTCGACAAGACCTTCATCTAGCTGTTGGGCCTTTCCTCTGCTGCAGCCCGTCTTCAGGCTCTGAACGAGCACTTGCCCTCCCACACCCGCCTGCTGGCGGTGAGCAAGGGGCACCCCTCCAGCAGTATTCGCGAATTGGCGGAAGCCGGGCAGCGGAGTTTTGGAGAAAGCCGCCTGCAAGAAGCCACAGCAAAACAGCAGGAGCTGGCCGATCTTGAGGGGCTCGATTGGCACTTCATCGGGCGTCTTCAGGCCAACAAGGTGCGGCCAGTGCTGAAGCAATTCAGCTCGATTCACTCCGTGGACTCCCCGGCTTTGGCCGAGCGGATCTCGCGGATTGCAGGAGAGGAAGGCCTCAATCCATCTGTTTTTCTGCAGGTCAAACTTCGGCCAGACCCCAACAAAGGGGGGCTCACGGCTGATGAATTGGAGCGGGAATGGCCACGGCTTCAGCAGCTGCCCAACCTGCGGATTGTGGGGCTGATGACCATGGCTCCCCTCGGTCTGGAGGCGGAGCAGCGGCAGGAGCTTTTTGCGGACTGTTCGGCTCTCGCCCAGCGCATCGGACTGGCGGAATTGTCGATGGGAATGAGCGGCGATTGGCCCGAGGCGGCCGCCGCCGGAAGCACCTGGGTCCGGGTGGGTTCAGCCCTCTTTGGTCCGAAGCGTTGAAACCGGCATAAAAGCCAACAATGATCCGCTGAATCCCTTGTCAGCACCCGCGTGGGACGCTATCTAGGTTAAAAGCCAAATCCGAGGTTTCACGGTGTCGTTGTTCTCCCGCCTGCGTGCAGTTGTCTCCGGAGACGATTACCTCGACGGTTACGACGACGACGATCTGGATTACGACCAGGGCGAGATGCCGGAAACCAGTGGCTCGACCCCCTCTGGTGCACTCGCGCTGACCAGCGATTTCGATGCCGTTGATCCCTTCGCTGGGAGCAATGTGATTGGCATGCCCGGTATCTCTACCTCGGCGGCGGAGGTCACCCTGATGGAGCCCCGCAGCTTTGATGAGATGCCTCGCGCGATTCAGGCCCTGCGCGAGCGCAAGACCGTGATCCTGAACCTCACGATGATGGAGCCCGACCAGGCTCAGCGCGCTGTGGACTTCGTTGCCGGCGGCACCTTCGCCATCGATGGCCATCAAGAGCGCGTTGGCGAGAGCATCTTCTTGTTCGCTCCCAGCTGTGTCACCGTCACCAGCGCCGGCAGCGAAGAAGCCTCGGCTCCCACGGTTGTCTCCCGCGACAGCGTGGACGAGCCTCAGCAGGACATCGCCCCCACCCCCGCTTGGGGCCGCGAGTACGGCGCGAACGTCGGTTGAGCAGCACCTCCCCCACATCCTTCGGGGTGATTGGCCTGGGCCGTATGGCCCAGGCTTTGCTGTTTCCATGGCTGGAGAGCGGACTGGTGCCGCGCACAGCGGTGCGAGCAGTCGTTGCCTCCCAGGCCTCGGCTCAGCGTCTGCAGAACGAGAACCTGCGCGTGAGTGTCGATGGCCAAGAGGCCTGGGCGGCTCCGGTGGTTCTGCTGGCGGTCAAGCCCCAGCAGCTCGAAGCCGTGGCAGCCGCAGCACCGGCTCCCGCTCCGGGCACATCGCCTCTATTGATTTCTGTGTTGGCGGGGGTGAAGCTCGAGCGCCTGCAGCGGCTCTTCCCTGGCTGGCGAGTGGTGCGCTCGGTGCCCAATACCCCCTGTTTGGTGCGCGCTGGTCTCACGGCATTGGCCTGGGGGGAGGGTGTTGAGGCCGAGCAGAAGCGCTGGTTGCTGGAGTTGTTCGCCCAGGTCGGGGAGGTGCTGGAGCTGCCCGAAACCCAGCTGGATGCATTCCTCGCTCTGACCTC is a genomic window of Synechococcus sp. A10-1-5-1 containing:
- the proC gene encoding pyrroline-5-carboxylate reductase, which translates into the protein MSSTSPTSFGVIGLGRMAQALLFPWLESGLVPRTAVRAVVASQASAQRLQNENLRVSVDGQEAWAAPVVLLAVKPQQLEAVAAAAPAPAPGTSPLLISVLAGVKLERLQRLFPGWRVVRSVPNTPCLVRAGLTALAWGEGVEAEQKRWLLELFAQVGEVLELPETQLDAFLALTSSGPAFVALVAEAMADGAVASGLPRVQALHLAHRTLAGTAALLQEQQLHPGQLKDMVTSPGGTTIAGVRALERAGLRSALIEAVVAAAERSRALG
- a CDS encoding cell division protein SepF — encoded protein: MSLFSRLRAVVSGDDYLDGYDDDDLDYDQGEMPETSGSTPSGALALTSDFDAVDPFAGSNVIGMPGISTSAAEVTLMEPRSFDEMPRAIQALRERKTVILNLTMMEPDQAQRAVDFVAGGTFAIDGHQERVGESIFLFAPSCVTVTSAGSEEASAPTVVSRDSVDEPQQDIAPTPAWGREYGANVG
- a CDS encoding PipX family protein, whose product is MSNERYLNHPTFGLLYRVAETGEGRELYATLYAQRMFFLVTVQGRSVEFEVIPLMDARHLAEQNLNRARREGPEVHAGWRELFDKTFI
- a CDS encoding YggS family pyridoxal phosphate-dependent enzyme → MGLSSAAARLQALNEHLPSHTRLLAVSKGHPSSSIRELAEAGQRSFGESRLQEATAKQQELADLEGLDWHFIGRLQANKVRPVLKQFSSIHSVDSPALAERISRIAGEEGLNPSVFLQVKLRPDPNKGGLTADELEREWPRLQQLPNLRIVGLMTMAPLGLEAEQRQELFADCSALAQRIGLAELSMGMSGDWPEAAAAGSTWVRVGSALFGPKR